A single region of the Gorilla gorilla gorilla isolate KB3781 chromosome 1, NHGRI_mGorGor1-v2.1_pri, whole genome shotgun sequence genome encodes:
- the C1H1orf216 gene encoding UPF0500 protein C1orf216 homolog, whose product MFAIQPGLAEGGQFLGDPPPGLCQPELQPDSNSNFMASAKDANENWHGMPGRVEPILRRSSSESPSDNQAFQAPGSPEEGVRSPPEGAEIPGAEPEKMGGAGTVCSPLEDNGYASSSLSIDSPSSSPEPACGTPRGPGPPDPLLPSVAQAVQHLQAQERYKEQEKEKHHVHLVMYRRLALLQWIRGLQHQLIDQQARLQESFDTILDNRKELIRCLQQRAAPSRPQDQA is encoded by the coding sequence ATGTTCGCCATCCAGCCAGGGCTAGCTGAGGGGGGCCAATTCCTGGGGGACCCGCCTCCTGGACTATGTCAGCCCGAGCTCCAACCAGACAGCAACTCCAACTTCATGGCAAGTGCCAAGGATGCTAACGAGAATTGGCATGGGATGCCAGGCAGAGTGGAACCTATCCTGAGGAGGAGCTCCTCTGAGTCACCCTCTGACAACCAAGCCTTCCAGGCCCCTGGATCCCCTGAGGAAGGGGTGCGCAGCCCCCCAGAGGGGGCAGAGATTCCCGGGGCTGAGCCTGAGAAGATGGGTGGTGCTGGCACAGTCtgctcccctctggaggacaacGGCTATGCCAGCAGTTCCCTGAGCATTGACAGCCCTAGCAGCAGTCCTGAGCCTGCCTGTGGGACCCCGCGAGGCCCTGGCCCTCCCGATCCCCTTCTGCCCTCAGTGGCCCAGGCTGTGCAGCACTTACAAGCCCAGGAGCGCTACAAAGAGCAGGAGAAGGAAAAGCACCACGTGCACTTGGTGATGTACCGTCGCCTGGCACTGCTCCAGTGGATCCGGGGCCTGCAGCATCAGTTGATTGACCAGCAGGCCCGACTGCAGGAGAGCTTCGACACCATCCTAGACAACCGGAAGGAGCTTATTCGCTGTCtccagcagagggcagcaccatCCAGGCCCCAGGACCAGGCCTAA